In Centroberyx gerrardi isolate f3 chromosome 11, fCenGer3.hap1.cur.20231027, whole genome shotgun sequence, the following are encoded in one genomic region:
- the LOC139919546 gene encoding histone H1-like isoform X1, producing the protein MAETAPAPAPAPAKAAKKKAPRPKKSGPSVGDLIVTAVSASKERSGVSLAAVKKSLAAGGYDVEKNKTRVKIAIKKLVEKGTLVQTKGTGASGSFKIAKAEKAKKPAAKKPAPKAKKPAAKKPVKSPKKTVAKKAAAKKTVVAKKSPKKAKKAPAAKKPAKSPKKPTKSPKKAAKKPAAAKKPAAKKAAKPKAAKPAAKKAAPKKK; encoded by the coding sequence atggcaGAAACCGCTCCAGCACCCGCCCCCGCCCCGGCTAAAGCCGCGAAGAAGAAGGCTCCCAGGCCGAAGAAGAGCGGCCCCAGCGTCGGCGACCTGATCGTTACAGCTGTGTCCGCCTCCAAGGAGCGGAGCGGCGTGTCTCTGGCCGCCGTCAAGAAGAGCCTGGCTGCCGGAGGCTACGACGTGGAGAAGAACAAGACCCGCGTCAAGATCGCCATCAAGAAACTGGTGGAAAAAGGCACTCTGGTCCAGACCAAGGGGACCGGGGCCTCCGGCTCCTTCAAGATCGCCAAGGCTGAGAAGGCCAAGAAGCCGGCTGCCAAGAAACCCGCTCCGAAAGCCAAGAAGCCCGCTGCCAAGAAACCCGTCAAGAGCCCGAAGAAGACTGTAGCCAAGAAGGCTGCAGCTAAGAAGACAGTAGTCGCTAAGAAATCCCCGAAGAAGGCGAAGAAAGCCCCAGCGGCCAAGAAACCAGCTAAGAGCCCCAAGAAGCCGACCAAGAGTCCCAAGAAGGCGGCGAAGAAGCCCGCTGCTGCCAAGAAACCTGCCGCGAAGAAGGCTGCCAAGCCCAAAGCAGCAAAGCCTGCAGCTAAGAAAGCAGCACCGAAGAAGAAGTAA
- the LOC139919546 gene encoding histone H1-like isoform X2: MAETAPAPAPAPAKAAKKKAPRPKKSGPSVGDLIVTAVSASKERSGVSLAAVKKSLAAGGYDVEKNKTRVKIAIKKLVEKGTLVQTKGTGASGSFKIAKAEKAKKPAAKKPAPKAKKPAAKKPKAAAKKTVVAKKSPKKAKKAPAAKKPAKSPKKPTKSPKKAAKKPAAAKKPAAKKAAKPKAAKPAAKKAAPKKK; encoded by the exons atggcaGAAACCGCTCCAGCACCCGCCCCCGCCCCGGCTAAAGCCGCGAAGAAGAAGGCTCCCAGGCCGAAGAAGAGCGGCCCCAGCGTCGGCGACCTGATCGTTACAGCTGTGTCCGCCTCCAAGGAGCGGAGCGGCGTGTCTCTGGCCGCCGTCAAGAAGAGCCTGGCTGCCGGAGGCTACGACGTGGAGAAGAACAAGACCCGCGTCAAGATCGCCATCAAGAAACTGGTGGAAAAAGGCACTCTGGTCCAGACCAAGGGGACCGGGGCCTCCGGCTCCTTCAAGATCGCCAAGGCTGAGAAGGCCAAGAAGCCGGCTGCCAAGAAACCCGCTCCGAAAGCCAAGAAGCCCGCTGCCAAGAAACCC AAGGCTGCAGCTAAGAAGACAGTAGTCGCTAAGAAATCCCCGAAGAAGGCGAAGAAAGCCCCAGCGGCCAAGAAACCAGCTAAGAGCCCCAAGAAGCCGACCAAGAGTCCCAAGAAGGCGGCGAAGAAGCCCGCTGCTGCCAAGAAACCTGCCGCGAAGAAGGCTGCCAAGCCCAAAGCAGCAAAGCCTGCAGCTAAGAAAGCAGCACCGAAGAAGAAGTAA
- the LOC144541811 gene encoding histone H3, which translates to MARTKQTARKSTGGKAPRKQLATKAARKSAPATGGVKKPHRYRPGTVALREIRRYQKSTELLIRKLPFQRLVREIAQDFKTDLRFQSSAVMALQEASEAYLVGLFEDTNLCAIHAKRVTIMPKDIQLARRIRGERA; encoded by the coding sequence ATGGCCAGAACCAAGCAGACCGCCCGTAAATCCACCGGAGGAAAAGCTCCCAGGAAGCAGCTCGCCACCAAGGCTGCCAGGAAAAGCGCCCCGGCCACCGGCGGCGTGAAGAAGCCCCACCGTTACAGGCCCGGTACCGTGGCTCTCAGAGAGATCCGTCGCTACCAGAAATCCACCGAGCTTCTGATCCGCAAGCTGCCCTTCCAGCGCCTGGTCCGAGAAATCGCTCAGGATTTCAAGACCGACCTGCGCTTCCAGAGCTCCGCTGTCATGGCTCTGCAGGAGGCCAGCGAGGCTTACCTGGTCGGCCTGTTTGAGGACACCAACCTGTGCGCCATCCACGCCAAGAGGGTCACCATCATGCCCAAGGACATCCAGCTGGCCCGCCGCATCCGCGGAGAGCGAGCTTAA
- the LOC144541813 gene encoding histone H2A-like, producing MSGRGKTGGKARAKAKTRSSRAGLQFPVGRVHRLLRKGNYAQRVGAGAPVYLAAVLEYLTAEILELAGNAARDNKKTRIIPRHLQLAVRNDEELNKLLGGVTIAQGGVLPNIQAVLLPKKTEKPAKK from the coding sequence ATGTCTGGACGTGGTAAAACCGGCGGCAAGGCTCGTGCCAAGGCAAAGACCCGCTCATCTCGTGCCGGTCTTCAGTTCCCGGTCGGCCGTGTTCACAGGCTGCTTCGCAAAGGAAACTACGCCCAGCGTGTCGGTGCCGGAGCCCCGGTGTATCTGGCGGCGGTGCTCGAGTACCTGACCGCTGAGATCCTGGAGTTGGCCGGAAACGCCGCTCGCGACAACAAGAAGACCCGTATCATCCCCCGTCACCTGCAGCTGGCCGTCCGCAACGACGAGGAGCTCAACAAGCTGCTGGGCGGAGTGACCATCGCTCAGGGCGGCGTGCTGCCCAACATCCAGGCGGTGTTGCTGCCCAAGAAGACTGAGAAGCCCGCCAAGAAGTAA
- the LOC139933520 gene encoding histone H2B 1/2, with product MPEPAKAAPKKGSKKAVTKTAAKGGKKRRKTRKESYAIYVYKVLKQVHPDTGISSKAMGIMNSFVNDIFERIAGEASRLAHYNKRSTITSREIQTAVRLLLPGELAKHAVSEGTKAVTKYTSSK from the coding sequence ATGCCTGAACCCGCCAAGGCAGCGCCCAAGAAGGGCTCCAAGAAAGCCGTGACTAAGACCGCCGCCAAAGGCGGCAAGAAGCGCAGAAAGACCAGGAAGGAGAGCTACGCCATCTACGTGTACAAGGTGCTGAAGCAGGTCCATCCCGACACCGGCATCTCCTCCAAGGCCATGGGCATCATGAACTCGTTCGTCAACGACATCTTCGAGCGCATCGCCGGTGAGGCGTCTCGCCTGGCTCACTACAACAAGCGCTCCACCATCACCTCCAGGGAGATTCAGACCGCCGTCCGCCTGCTGCTGCCCGGTGAGCTGGCCAAGCACGCCGTGTCCGAGGGCACTAAGGCGGTCACCAAGTACACCAGCTCCAAGTAA
- the LOC139933521 gene encoding histone H4: protein MSGRGKGGKGLGKGGAKRHRKVLRDNIQGITKPAIRRLARRGGVKRISGLIYEETRGVLKVFLENVIRDAVTYTEHAKRKTVTAMDVVYALKRQGRTLYGFGG from the coding sequence ATGAGTGGCCgcggaaaaggaggaaagggactCGGTAAAGGAGGCGCCAAGCGCCACCGGAAAGTTCTCCGTGATAACATCCAGGGAATCACCAAACCCGCCATCCGCCGTCTGGCTCGCCGCGGCGGAGTCAAGCGCATCTCCGGTCTCATCTACGAGGAGACCCGCGGGGTGCTCAAGGTCTTCCTGGAGAACGTCATCCGTGATGCCGTCACCTACACCGAGCACGCCAAGAGGAAGACCGTCACCGCCATGGATGTGGTGTATGCTCTGAAGAGGCAGGGCCGCACTCTGTACGGCTTCGGAGGTTAA
- the LOC139933519 gene encoding histone H2A-like → MSGRGKTGGKARAKAKTRSSRAGLQFPVGRVHRLLRKGNYAQRVGAGAPVYLAAVLEYLTAEILELAGNAARDNKKTRIIPRHLQLAVRNDEELNKLLGGVTIAQGGVLPNIQAVLLPKKTEKPAKK, encoded by the coding sequence ATGTCTGGACGTGGTAAAACCGGCGGCAAGGCTCGTGCCAAGGCAAAGACCCGCTCCTCTCGTGCCGGTCTTCAGTTCCCGGTCGGCCGTGTTCACAGGCTGCTGCGCAAAGGAAACTACGCCCAGCGTGTCGGTGCCGGAGCCCCGGTGTATCTGGCGGCGGTGCTCGAGTACCTGACCGCTGAGATCCTGGAGTTGGCCGGAAACGCCGCTCGCGACAACAAGAAGACCCGTATCATCCCCCGTCACCTGCAGCTGGCCGTCCGCAACGACGAGGAGCTCAACAAGCTGCTGGGCGGAGTGACCATCGCTCAGGGCGGCGTGCTGCCCAACATCCAGGCGGTGCTGCTGCCCAAGAAGACCGAGAAGCCCGCCAAGAAGTAA
- the LOC139929959 gene encoding histone H3: MARTKQTARKSTGGKAPRKQLATKAARKSAPATGGVKKPHRYRPGTVALREIRRYQKSTELLIRKLPFQRLVREIAQDFKTDLRFQSSAVMALQEASEAYLVGLFEDTNLCAIHAKRVTIMPKDIQLARRIRGERA; the protein is encoded by the coding sequence ATGGCCAGAACCAAGCAGACCGCCCGTAAATCCACCGGAGGAAAAGCTCCCAGGAAGCAGCTCGCCACCAAGGCTGCCAGGAAAAGCGCCCCTGCCACCGGCGGCGTGAAGAAGCCCCACCGTTACAGGCCCGGTACCGTGGCTCTCAGAGAGATCCGTCGCTACCAGAAATCCACCGAGCTGCTGATCCGCAAGCTGCCCTTCCAGCGCCTGGTCCGAGAAATCGCTCAGGATTTCAAGACCGACCTGCGCTTCCAGAGCTCCGCTGTCATGGCTCTGCAGGAGGCCAGCGAGGCTTACCTGGTCGGCCTGTTTGAGGACACCAACCTGTGCGCCATCCACGCCAAGAGGGTCACCATCATGCCCAAGGACATCCAGCTGGCCCGCCGCATCCGCGGAGAGCGAGCTTAA
- the LOC139929926 gene encoding histone H1-like isoform X2, whose product MAETAPAPAPAPAPAKAAKKKAPRPKKSGPSVGDLIVTAVSASKERSGVSLAAVKKSLAAGGYDVEKNKTRVKIAIKKLVEKGTLVQTKGTGASGSFKIAKAEKAKKPAAKKPAPKAKKPAAKKPKAAAKKTVVAKKSPKKAKKAPAAKKPAKSPKKPTKSPKKAAKKPAAAKKPAAKKAAKPKAAKPAAKKAAPKKK is encoded by the exons atggCAGAAACCGCTCCAGcacccgcccccgcccccgccccggCTAAAGCCGCGAAGAAGAAGGCTCCCAGGCCGAAGAAGAGCGGCCCCAGCGTCGGCGACCTGATCGTTACAGCTGTGTCCGCCTCCAAGGAGCGGAGCGGCGTGTCTCTGGCCGCCGTCAAGAAGAGCCTGGCTGCCGGAGGCTACGACGTGGAGAAGAACAAGACCCGCGTCAAGATCGCCATCAAGAAACTGGTGGAAAAAGGCACTCTGGTCCAGACCAAGGGGACCGGGGCCTCCGGCTCCTTCAAGATCGCCAAGGCTGAGAAGGCCAAGAAGCCGGCTGCCAAGAAACCCGCTCCGAAAGCCAAGAAGCCCGCTGCCAAGAAACCC AAGGCTGCAGCTAAGAAGACAGTAGTCGCTAAGAAATCCCCGAAGAAGGCGAAGAAAGCCCCAGCGGCCAAGAAACCAGCTAAGAGCCCCAAGAAGCCGACCAAGAGTCCCAAGAAGGCGGCGAAGAAGCCCGCTGCTGCCAAGAAACCTGCCGCGAAGAAGGCTGCCAAGCCCAAAGCAGCAAAGCCTGCAGCTAAGAAAGCAGCACCGAAGAAGAAGTAA
- the LOC139929926 gene encoding histone H1-like isoform X1, whose product MAETAPAPAPAPAPAKAAKKKAPRPKKSGPSVGDLIVTAVSASKERSGVSLAAVKKSLAAGGYDVEKNKTRVKIAIKKLVEKGTLVQTKGTGASGSFKIAKAEKAKKPAAKKPAPKAKKPAAKKPVKSPKKTVAKKAAAKKTVVAKKSPKKAKKAPAAKKPAKSPKKPTKSPKKAAKKPAAAKKPAAKKAAKPKAAKPAAKKAAPKKK is encoded by the coding sequence atggCAGAAACCGCTCCAGcacccgcccccgcccccgccccggCTAAAGCCGCGAAGAAGAAGGCTCCCAGGCCGAAGAAGAGCGGCCCCAGCGTCGGCGACCTGATCGTTACAGCTGTGTCCGCCTCCAAGGAGCGGAGCGGCGTGTCTCTGGCCGCCGTCAAGAAGAGCCTGGCTGCCGGAGGCTACGACGTGGAGAAGAACAAGACCCGCGTCAAGATCGCCATCAAGAAACTGGTGGAAAAAGGCACTCTGGTCCAGACCAAGGGGACCGGGGCCTCCGGCTCCTTCAAGATCGCCAAGGCTGAGAAGGCCAAGAAGCCGGCTGCCAAGAAACCCGCTCCGAAAGCCAAGAAGCCCGCTGCCAAGAAACCCGTCAAGAGCCCGAAGAAGACTGTAGCCAAGAAGGCTGCAGCTAAGAAGACAGTAGTCGCTAAGAAATCCCCGAAGAAGGCGAAGAAAGCCCCAGCGGCCAAGAAACCAGCTAAGAGCCCCAAGAAGCCGACCAAGAGTCCCAAGAAGGCGGCGAAGAAGCCCGCTGCTGCCAAGAAACCTGCCGCGAAGAAGGCTGCCAAGCCCAAAGCAGCAAAGCCTGCAGCTAAGAAAGCAGCACCGAAGAAGAAGTAA
- the LOC139925788 gene encoding histone H2B 1/2, with the protein MKISTPKKGSKKAVTKTAAKGGKKRRKTRKESYAIYVYKVLKQVHPDTGISSKAMGIMNSFVNDIFERIAGEASRLAHYNKRSTITSREIQTAVRLLLPGELAKHAVSEGTKAVTKYTSSK; encoded by the exons ATGAAGATCTCTA CGCCCAAGAAGGGCTCCAAGAAAGCCGTGACCAAGACCGCCGCCAAGGGCGGCAAGAAGCGCAGAAAGACCAGGAAGGAGAGCTACGCCATCTACGTGTACAAGGTGCTCAAGCAGGTCCATCCCGACACCGGCATCTCCTCCAAGGCCATGGGCATCATGAACTCGTTCGTCAACGACATCTTCGAGCGCATCGCCGGTGAGGCGTCTCGCCTGGCTCACTACAACAAGCGCTCCACCATCACCTCCAGGGAGATTCAGACCGCCGTCCGCCTGCTGCTGCCCGGTGAGCTGGCCAAGCACGCCGTGTCCGAGGGCACTAAGGCGGTCACCAAGTACACCAGCTCCAAGTAA